In the Hordeum vulgare subsp. vulgare chromosome 7H, MorexV3_pseudomolecules_assembly, whole genome shotgun sequence genome, one interval contains:
- the LOC123408461 gene encoding uncharacterized protein LOC123408461 has product MFFETPTSSSVLVPPRLQSSRTGLVKVTNGTLTAEQVSQQLKRLVSETYQWAPDKVDDKSFQEEFPRREDLQRLLAFGVSKVSDSKCLLEFEECKKPEPQGTRLKKVWIRFSGIREILLNDFLIVWSLGSLIGKTDKVDMPFTQKRGIARVRVLVLDVEFIPDYAPWSYDGIHYDLDVEVEVEAQKQSLDGDIHMTDGDDRDKDRGDAEEDQSDKSNHNSKPQSSSAKDNSLNTAGTPSSSLSPMVTLRLGSFEMPTPTTLWTEASVEEEVIPGIEKEIPREGNNTSPLMRLSHLEVLTTLISSIKLHREDEQLSLKHTCDSPMLLCPEISFLELLLPEVASARGKPEPSPARQLHSLPPRCLDPAPAPSPAAAGARPLPPRRRIPRLPPLLGFGPPR; this is encoded by the exons ATGTTTTTTGAGACACCAACATCGTCATCAGTCCTAGTTCCGCCTCGCCTTCAGAGTTCCAGAACGGGACTAGTAAAGGTCACAAACGGAACACTGACTGCAGAACAAGTTTCTCAACAGCTGAAAAGGCTTGTGTCTGAGACATACCAGTGGGCACCAGATAAGGTAGATGACAAAAGTTTTCAAGAAGAGTTCCCAAGAAGAGAGGATCTTCAACGGTTGCTTGCATTTGGGGTCAGCAAAGTGAGTGATAGCAAATGCTTACTTGAGTTTGAGGAGTGTAAAAAACCGGAACCACAGGGTACACGATTAAAGAAGGTTTGGATTAGATTTTCAGGAATACGAGAGATTCTTCTTAATGACTTCCTTATTGTATGGAGTCTAGGGTCTTTGATTGGTAAGACAGATAAGGTGGATATGCCTTTTACTCAAAAACGGGGTATAGCGAGGGTGCGTGTGTTGGTCCTTGATGTTGAGTTCATACCGGATTACGCACCATGGTCTTACGATGGAATTCACTATGACCTTGATgtagaggtggaggtggaggcccAAAAGCAATCACTTGACGGTGATATTCATATGACAGATGGTGATGATCGAGATAAGGACCGGGGAGATGCCGAGGAGGATCAGTCCGACAAGTCTAACCACAATTCAAAACCACAATCATCCTCTGCCAAGGATAATTCACTTAACACTGCAGGGACTCCCTCCTCTTCATTGTCACCTATGGTTACTTTACGGCTTGGATCTTTTGAGATGCCTACACCAACTACACTATGGACGGAAGCAAGCGTGGAGGAGGAAGTAATACCAGGTATCGAGAAAGAGATACCACGTGAAGGAAACAATACCTCTCCGCTGATGCGTTTGTCACATTTGGAGGTGCTGACCACGCTAATCAGTTCAATCAAACTTCATAGGGAGGATGAGCAACTGAGCCTGAAACatacatgtgacagcccgat gctGCTGTGCCCGGAGATCTCCTTCCTCGAGCTCCTCCTGCCCGAGGTGGCCAGCGCGCGCGGCAAGCCGGAGCCCTCGCCGGCGAGGCAACTACATTCCCTGCCGCCCCGCTGCCTGGATCCCGCGCCAGCAccgagccccgccgccgccggtgcTCGTCCCCTGCCGCCCCGCCGTCGGATCCCGaggcttcctcctctcctgggctTCGGCCCACCAAGGTGA
- the LOC123408462 gene encoding SH3 domain-containing protein C23A1.17-like: MQVHGGDWRSEVGSILGEGGYHGVGGEEGHVDGGERGEGAEGCGGGTTARSWPVQFWPARSWTDKKTVRSGPRYSDRKKIGPVRSLTGPNERTEPNNQKNKSRGTAARPSLVFSSSSLHRGTAAPPPLPNPNPKATAPSAAPPITDETTPSIPPLLVQAGGSSSRRGRNKTTPSIPPATWRIIFFPDLATAPSHVAPSGRPSPISVATWTSPTTPSVPPSPVVVISSTTTSSFAPAREGMRSGGAAKPRREHRGCTCTPTSRRRPSSTTSSRWLSAVDHKAGGHGGVAPAPHVDAVSCSFCTSYDLSSVGIFLQLERTAAGPFGPVGPHRAKLQPVRFRETGPQVTSVRSGPGQLRPVQSEARSGTGPARTVSTLT, translated from the exons ATGCAGGTTCATGGTGGAGACTGGCGCTCGGAGGTGGGATCAATTCTAGGAGAAGGTGGATATCATggtgtaggaggagaagaaggccacgTAGATGGTGGCGAGAGAGGAGAAGGAGCTGAAGGCTGTGGAGGAGGAACAACA GCCCGCTCGTGGCCCGTTCAATTTTGGCCCGCTCGGTCCTGGACCGACAAGAAAACAGTCCGGTCCGGGCCCAGATATTCAGACCGAAAAAAAATCGGTCCGGTCCGGTCTTTAACCGGGCCGAACGAAAGGACCGAGCCCAATAACCAGAAGAACAAAAGCAGAGGAACGGCGGCTCGGCCCTCgctcgtcttctcctcttcctcgttACACAGAGGAACggcggctcctcctcctctccctaaccctaaccctaaggcGACGGCGCCGTCGGCCGCGCCTCCGATCACCGACGAGACCACGCCGTCGATCCCTCCACTCTTAGTCCAAGCTGGAGGATCATCCTCACGTCGGGGTCGCAACAAGACCACGCCGTCGATCCCGCCGGCGACCTGGAGGATCATCTTCTTCCCAGACCTAGCGACGGCGCCGTCGCACGTCGCCCCATCCGGCCGTCCATCTCCAATCTCCGTCGCCACCTGGACCTCTCCTACCACGCCGTCGGTCCCGCCTTCTCCTGTTGTCGTCATCTCGTCAACCACCACCTCCTCGTTTGCACCTGCACGCGAAGGAATGAGGAGTGGAGGAGCCGCGAAGCCGAGGAGGGAGCACCGCGGCTGCACCTGCACGCCGACGTCGAGACGTCGACCATCGTCGACCACCTCCTCCCGTTGGCTGTCCGCCGTTGACCACAAAGCTGGAGGACACGGGGGAGTAGCACCTGCACCTCACGTCGACGCCGTCAGTTGTTCATTCTGCACTTCGTATGATCTTTCTTCAGTTGGCATCTTTCTTCAGTTG GAACGAACTGCAGCCGGTCCATTCGGTCCCGTCGGTCCTCACCGAGCTAAGCTGCAGCCGGTCCGGTTCAGAGAAACAGGACCGCAAGTAACATCGGTCCGGTCCGGGCCGGGCCAGCTGCGGCCGGTCCAAAGCGAGGCTCGGTCAGGGACCGGACCGGCCCGGACCGTGTCCACCCTGACCTAG